A genomic region of Rhodospirillales bacterium contains the following coding sequences:
- a CDS encoding GNAT family N-acetyltransferase: MVECSIDWNNLSLAEWQDRFGRIRRANLLQSYDYARAICPLNRQKARWGLIKIKGVEAGLVQILEAGVLKNLIHGVILDCGPLWFDGYGTPAHSKAFFTEFSRRFPRRFGRRRRIIPAAGDSPENRALFVDAGYERQNFPGYQTIWIDLTQDEEELRSALKAQWRNKLNKGPKAGLKTGWNNSPEVFSSLLRNYSSDRAKKGYAGPSLPLLRALAQSFGDKVMIGHATLDNRLVAAILILCHGTSATYQIGWSSDEGRNVAAHNALLWQAVLELKKNGFRDFDLGGINGESAKHVKKFKQGMGGQELTLVGCYR, encoded by the coding sequence ATGGTGGAATGTTCTATTGACTGGAATAACCTCTCTCTTGCCGAATGGCAAGACCGCTTTGGCCGCATCCGCCGGGCGAACCTGTTGCAATCCTATGATTACGCGCGGGCGATATGCCCGTTGAATCGCCAGAAAGCCCGTTGGGGTCTTATCAAAATAAAGGGCGTAGAAGCGGGCTTGGTGCAAATCCTCGAAGCGGGGGTTTTAAAAAACCTGATCCATGGCGTCATTTTGGATTGCGGGCCGCTTTGGTTCGACGGCTATGGGACGCCGGCACATAGCAAAGCATTTTTTACGGAATTCTCACGGCGGTTTCCCCGGCGCTTTGGGCGGCGGCGGCGAATCATACCGGCTGCCGGGGATTCGCCGGAAAACCGCGCGTTGTTTGTCGATGCGGGGTACGAAAGACAGAATTTCCCCGGTTATCAAACAATCTGGATTGATTTAACGCAGGACGAAGAGGAGCTGCGCAGTGCCCTGAAAGCGCAATGGCGCAACAAACTCAACAAAGGGCCAAAAGCCGGTTTAAAGACAGGATGGAATAACAGCCCCGAAGTTTTTTCATCGCTGTTAAGGAATTATTCATCCGATCGCGCGAAAAAGGGATATGCCGGGCCGTCACTGCCCTTGCTGCGCGCTCTGGCGCAAAGCTTCGGGGACAAGGTGATGATCGGGCACGCGACACTGGACAATCGTCTGGTTGCTGCCATCTTAATTCTGTGTCACGGCACGTCGGCAACCTATCAGATCGGATGGAGTTCCGATGAAGGACGAAATGTTGCGGCACATAATGCTTTATTATGGCAGGCTGTGTTAGAATTAAAGAAGAATGGTTTTCGTGATTTCGATTTAGGGGGAATCAATGGTGAGTCGGCAAAACACGTTAAAAAATTCAAGCAAGGCATGGGTGGGCAAGAGCTTACGCTTGTCGGCTGCTACCGCTAG
- a CDS encoding DUF3108 domain-containing protein, with amino-acid sequence MLAGPAMAQGSSLGKNIQTMTYEVYAGGINAVQAELDVAYENDKRYAMKLSARTKGFLAKLAPWKGSFETLGWLKKDGVDRPEEHKSVSVWKEEEEVKTYQYAPDGSFKDYKVIEDGRDYTPKELDEALTKGTTDAMTATLEVMKKVADGGKCEGSSEVFDGRRRYELVFSHESDDTLDSSRYNIYGGTAARCQVEVKPLAGAWHKKPRGWMSIQEQGREKGSLPTVWLAKISEDGPAVPVKIRVKTEYGTLFMHLVGYQNGDGVKLAAK; translated from the coding sequence ATGCTGGCTGGTCCGGCGATGGCGCAGGGATCGTCTTTGGGAAAAAATATCCAGACAATGACGTACGAAGTTTACGCCGGCGGCATTAATGCTGTGCAGGCTGAACTGGACGTTGCCTACGAAAATGACAAACGCTATGCGATGAAACTATCGGCGCGGACCAAGGGGTTTTTGGCCAAGCTGGCCCCGTGGAAAGGGTCTTTCGAGACACTGGGTTGGCTGAAAAAAGACGGGGTGGATCGCCCCGAGGAACATAAATCCGTATCGGTCTGGAAAGAAGAAGAAGAGGTCAAAACCTATCAATACGCCCCGGATGGTTCATTTAAAGACTATAAAGTGATCGAGGATGGCCGCGATTATACGCCCAAAGAGCTGGATGAGGCTCTGACGAAGGGTACGACCGATGCCATGACGGCGACGCTGGAGGTCATGAAAAAAGTGGCTGATGGCGGCAAATGTGAAGGTAGCTCGGAAGTCTTCGATGGGCGCCGCCGCTACGAACTGGTGTTTAGCCATGAATCCGACGATACGCTGGACTCCAGCCGTTACAATATCTATGGCGGTACGGCGGCACGCTGTCAGGTCGAAGTGAAACCGCTGGCCGGCGCTTGGCATAAAAAGCCGCGGGGCTGGATGTCCATTCAGGAACAAGGCCGGGAAAAAGGCAGTCTGCCAACGGTTTGGCTGGCGAAAATTAGTGAAGATGGTCCCGCCGTTCCCGTTAAAATCCGTGTAAAAACCGAATATGGCACGTTATTCATGCATCTGGTCGGCTACCAGAACGGCGATGGGGTCAAGCTGGCAGCGAAATAA
- the glmU gene encoding bifunctional UDP-N-acetylglucosamine diphosphorylase/glucosamine-1-phosphate N-acetyltransferase GlmU: protein MTTKPLAVVILAAGRGSRMKSDLPKVMHPLAGRPMVSWLLDTVESLTPNKVVVVAGPDMADLGKAVESYHTAIQNEPKGTGDAVKAALPELKGFEGDVLILMGDAPLIGAETLRALIETRHKSDMTKIAVLGMKPDNPAAYGRMVLNADGSLEKIVEFKDATVDERNIKLCNAGVYCVDGRRLADWLGRITNDNAQGEYYLTDLVEIAAADGAVCHVHVTEDPGDVLGVNSRADLAALERIVQQKLRVAAMDSGATLIDPETTYFSWDTKLGRDVLVEPNVFFGPDVEIGDGVHIKAFCHLEGTKIAEKASVGPFARLRPGAEIGTKSKIGNFVEIKSSLLHEGVKAGHHAYIGNAEIGAGTNYSCGAITANYDGKNKHKTTIGKNAFIGSDVTMVAPVTIGDNAFVAAGSTITKDVPAEALAVAREKSKIIEGWVTRKRKGTDQ, encoded by the coding sequence ATGACCACAAAACCACTGGCCGTTGTTATTCTGGCCGCCGGCCGCGGCAGCCGCATGAAATCCGATTTACCGAAAGTGATGCATCCCTTGGCTGGCCGGCCAATGGTGAGCTGGCTTTTGGATACGGTCGAAAGCCTGACACCGAACAAGGTTGTCGTGGTTGCCGGGCCGGATATGGCGGATTTGGGAAAAGCGGTAGAGTCGTATCACACAGCTATCCAGAACGAACCGAAGGGCACCGGCGACGCGGTCAAAGCAGCCCTGCCGGAGCTAAAAGGGTTTGAGGGCGATGTCCTGATCCTGATGGGCGATGCGCCGCTCATCGGGGCGGAAACGTTGAGGGCCTTGATTGAAACCCGGCACAAAAGCGACATGACAAAGATCGCCGTTTTGGGGATGAAGCCGGATAATCCGGCTGCTTATGGCCGTATGGTTCTGAATGCGGATGGCAGCCTTGAAAAGATTGTCGAATTTAAAGACGCCACGGTCGACGAACGAAACATCAAGCTCTGCAATGCCGGGGTTTACTGCGTTGATGGCCGGCGCCTTGCCGACTGGCTGGGCCGCATTACCAATGATAATGCGCAAGGCGAATATTACCTGACCGACCTTGTTGAAATCGCAGCCGCCGATGGCGCGGTTTGCCATGTTCATGTGACCGAAGACCCCGGCGATGTGTTGGGTGTTAACAGCCGCGCCGACCTGGCGGCGCTGGAGCGCATTGTACAGCAAAAACTACGGGTCGCCGCCATGGACAGCGGGGCAACGCTGATTGATCCGGAAACAACATATTTCAGCTGGGACACAAAGCTGGGCCGCGATGTTCTCGTGGAACCGAACGTGTTCTTCGGTCCCGATGTCGAGATCGGTGATGGCGTTCACATCAAGGCTTTTTGTCATCTGGAGGGAACGAAGATTGCTGAAAAGGCCTCTGTGGGGCCGTTTGCGCGGTTACGTCCCGGCGCGGAAATCGGGACAAAATCAAAAATTGGAAATTTCGTAGAAATCAAAAGCAGCCTTCTACACGAAGGGGTCAAAGCCGGGCATCACGCCTATATCGGTAATGCGGAGATCGGCGCGGGGACAAACTATTCCTGCGGCGCGATTACCGCGAATTATGATGGCAAAAACAAACATAAAACCACGATTGGCAAAAACGCCTTCATCGGCAGCGACGTAACCATGGTGGCGCCGGTGACCATCGGCGATAATGCTTTTGTCGCCGCCGGTTCAACGATTACCAAGGATGTTCCTGCCGAGGCGCTGGCCGTTGCCCGTGAAAAATCTAAGATTATTGAAGGCTGGGTAACGCGAAAGCGGAAAGGAACAGATCAATGA
- the glmS gene encoding glutamine--fructose-6-phosphate transaminase (isomerizing) produces the protein MCGIIGILGENDVAPLLVEGLRRLEYRGYDSAGIATLSNGHIDRCRAEGKIVNLDEKLKAHPLKGTTGIGHTRWATHGGPTENNAHPHATERVAVVHNGIIENYAELKEELEQHQCRFETETDTEVIAHLVTHYLTQGMAPREAANKALDHLEGAFAVALIFAGEHNLMIGARQGTPLAVGYGEGEMFLASDSYALAPLTKKICFLEDGDRVQVTREGADIYVNDNQPVQRPVRITAQSGATTGKDGYRHFMLKEIHEQPAVIGDTLNSFINPATGEISVPEEILSSLEKAPRITLVACGTAFYACMTAKYWLEQIARVPCEIDIASEFRYREAPMPEGGVALFVSQSGETLDTLEALRYCKRQGQTILSIVNTIESTIERESDHVMHTLAGPEIGVASTKAFTTQLTTMACLTLALAIRKGTVEKTELTAMTDALRHIPTQAAAVLNECEEPIKAMARDISEAQHMLYLGRGSLYPLAMEGALKLKEVSYIHAEGYAAGELKHGPIALIDEQMPIVVLAPGNERLFDKTASNIQENVARGGKILLVSDQKGCERLADHAQWMIKLGDVHPFVAPILYAFPVQILAYYVAIAKGTDVDQPRNLAKSVTVE, from the coding sequence ATGTGCGGAATTATCGGAATTTTGGGTGAAAATGATGTGGCGCCTTTGCTGGTCGAGGGACTGCGGCGTCTTGAATATCGCGGCTATGACAGCGCCGGGATTGCGACGCTTTCCAACGGCCACATTGATCGCTGCCGGGCCGAAGGCAAGATCGTCAATCTGGACGAGAAATTAAAGGCTCATCCCCTGAAGGGCACCACCGGGATTGGCCATACGCGCTGGGCGACCCACGGCGGCCCGACCGAGAACAACGCCCATCCGCATGCCACCGAGCGTGTCGCCGTCGTCCATAACGGCATTATCGAGAATTATGCGGAATTGAAAGAAGAGCTGGAACAACATCAGTGCCGCTTTGAAACCGAGACAGATACGGAAGTCATCGCCCATCTGGTGACCCATTATCTGACGCAGGGGATGGCCCCGCGTGAAGCGGCCAACAAGGCGCTCGATCATCTCGAAGGCGCGTTTGCCGTCGCCCTGATTTTTGCAGGTGAACATAACCTGATGATTGGCGCGCGGCAGGGTACGCCGCTGGCCGTTGGCTATGGTGAAGGAGAAATGTTCCTTGCGTCTGATTCCTATGCACTGGCGCCTCTGACCAAAAAAATCTGTTTTCTGGAAGATGGCGACCGCGTGCAGGTCACCCGCGAAGGCGCGGACATCTATGTAAACGATAACCAGCCCGTGCAGCGCCCTGTGCGCATTACGGCCCAGAGCGGCGCCACGACCGGCAAGGACGGCTATCGCCACTTCATGCTAAAGGAAATCCACGAACAGCCTGCCGTCATTGGCGATACGCTGAACTCCTTTATTAATCCGGCAACGGGGGAAATTTCTGTTCCCGAAGAAATTCTGTCATCATTGGAAAAAGCGCCGCGCATTACGCTGGTGGCATGTGGCACGGCTTTTTATGCGTGCATGACGGCCAAATACTGGCTGGAGCAAATCGCCCGCGTGCCATGCGAAATTGATATTGCCTCGGAATTCCGTTACCGCGAAGCGCCGATGCCCGAAGGCGGCGTCGCCCTGTTTGTTTCCCAGTCGGGCGAGACGCTTGATACGCTGGAAGCTTTGCGCTATTGCAAACGGCAAGGCCAGACAATCTTGTCGATCGTCAACACGATTGAAAGCACGATCGAGCGCGAATCCGACCACGTTATGCATACGCTGGCCGGACCGGAAATCGGCGTTGCGTCGACCAAGGCCTTTACAACGCAGCTCACGACGATGGCGTGCCTGACGCTGGCGCTGGCGATCCGTAAGGGCACGGTTGAGAAAACTGAATTAACGGCCATGACCGATGCCTTGCGCCATATCCCGACGCAGGCCGCCGCCGTTTTGAATGAGTGTGAAGAGCCGATCAAGGCCATGGCCCGGGATATTTCCGAGGCCCAGCACATGCTTTATCTGGGACGGGGCAGCCTCTATCCGCTGGCGATGGAGGGCGCATTGAAGCTCAAGGAAGTGTCCTATATCCATGCGGAAGGATATGCCGCCGGGGAACTGAAGCACGGCCCGATCGCGTTGATTGACGAACAAATGCCGATTGTCGTGCTGGCACCGGGGAACGAGCGCCTGTTTGACAAAACCGCTTCGAACATCCAGGAAAATGTCGCCCGCGGTGGCAAGATTCTGCTGGTTTCCGACCAGAAGGGCTGTGAGCGTCTGGCCGATCATGCGCAGTGGATGATTAAGCTGGGCGATGTTCACCCGTTTGTTGCGCCGATCCTCTACGCCTTTCCGGTCCAGATTCTTGCGTACTATGTCGCGATTGCCAAAGGCACCGATGTTGACCAGCCGCGTAACCTCGCCAAGAGCGTCACGGTGGAATAA
- a CDS encoding 50S ribosomal protein L11 methyltransferase, whose product MSEDTLYKLTVTLPADLEELQVGSLSLCLEDHALATSILPPKDGAGWRIEWLMTIVPDEADRTARLAVMTNLVGLQNLADRDVIWTTETMPALDWVAASYRPVPAFTIGPFFICAPEDKTPPPAGSILLKIEAATAFGSGEHGTTAGCLKALADLKAQAFTPRNILDLGTGSGILALAARKLWPEAAILATDIEDEAVRVTQHHCVINGAPEISCLQSDGFAASAIAARAPFDLIIANILAAPLKEMAGDLAAALAPQGKAILSGMLREQTEKLLSVYSKESMAIENRYDEDEWTSLILHGLIPP is encoded by the coding sequence TTGTCCGAAGATACGCTTTACAAACTTACCGTAACATTGCCTGCCGATCTGGAAGAGCTTCAGGTCGGCAGTCTTTCTTTGTGCCTGGAAGACCACGCTCTTGCTACGTCCATTTTGCCGCCGAAAGACGGCGCCGGCTGGCGCATCGAATGGCTGATGACGATTGTGCCGGATGAAGCCGACAGAACAGCCCGGCTGGCCGTCATGACGAATCTGGTCGGGCTGCAAAATCTGGCGGATCGCGATGTTATATGGACGACCGAGACGATGCCCGCTCTCGACTGGGTGGCGGCCAGTTACCGCCCCGTCCCGGCCTTTACAATCGGGCCGTTTTTTATCTGTGCGCCGGAAGACAAAACGCCGCCGCCCGCCGGAAGCATTCTCCTCAAAATCGAAGCCGCCACAGCCTTTGGGTCCGGTGAGCACGGCACGACTGCCGGTTGCCTGAAGGCGCTGGCTGATTTAAAGGCGCAAGCGTTTACACCCCGCAATATTCTCGATCTCGGCACAGGGTCGGGTATTCTGGCCCTCGCCGCCCGGAAATTATGGCCGGAAGCCGCCATCCTGGCCACCGATATTGAGGACGAGGCCGTCCGCGTTACGCAGCATCACTGCGTTATAAACGGCGCGCCGGAAATTTCCTGCCTGCAAAGCGACGGGTTTGCCGCGTCCGCCATAGCGGCGCGGGCGCCTTTTGATCTGATTATTGCCAATATTCTGGCGGCGCCGCTCAAAGAGATGGCGGGCGATCTTGCTGCCGCACTGGCCCCGCAAGGCAAGGCTATCCTGTCCGGCATGCTGCGGGAGCAGACGGAAAAACTGTTATCGGTTTACAGCAAGGAAAGCATGGCCATAGAAAACCGCTATGACGAAGATGAATGGACGAGTTTGATCCTGCACGGCCTTATTCCACCGTGA
- a CDS encoding TIGR02300 family protein — MVADADKKGLKRICPNCGTRYYDMNKRPIICPSCATEFTGDIKVKSRRGRGAASEDAGQVTKATAVDAADSDDLDDEEDSEEDIVSLDDVEDMEDADDDSEEDLDDLDGDDIDLDDLDDVDVDLDDDTDIDVDLDDDDHK; from the coding sequence ATCGTGGCCGATGCCGATAAAAAAGGACTAAAAAGGATCTGCCCCAACTGTGGCACCCGCTATTACGATATGAACAAACGCCCCATCATCTGTCCGTCGTGCGCGACAGAGTTTACCGGGGACATAAAGGTTAAAAGCCGCCGCGGGCGCGGGGCCGCCAGTGAAGACGCGGGGCAAGTTACAAAGGCGACCGCTGTTGACGCTGCCGATAGCGATGATCTGGACGATGAAGAAGACAGCGAAGAAGATATCGTAAGTCTGGATGACGTCGAAGACATGGAAGACGCGGATGATGACAGCGAAGAAGATCTGGACGATCTGGACGGCGATGACATTGATCTTGACGACCTTGATGATGTTGATGTCGATCTGGACGACGACACCGATATCGACGTTGATCTGGACGACGACGATCATAAATAA
- a CDS encoding thiolase family protein: MEKSVVICGYKRSPFHFANKGALAGVRPDDMAAEVVKALVADTGVEPDDIEDLLMGCAFPEAEQGFNIGRLVVNLAGLPVRVAGATLNRFCGSSMTTIHMAAGFIQMGAGDVFICAGVESMSRIPMGGFNPMPNPKLGEIYPQAYMSMGETAENLAKKYEISREEQEAFAVQSHVRAAAARENGKFADEIVPIGDVTEDGTIRAETTAETLAGLKPAFDEKGTVTAGTSSPLTDGASAVLVASEDYARKHNLPIMARIKSVAVSGCKAEIMGIGPVPATDKALKRAGVKIEDIDLVELNEAFSAQSLAVLHKLDLKARQDIVNVDGGAIALGHPLGASGARITGKLASLMQRENKKLGLATMCIGGGQGVATILESVD; the protein is encoded by the coding sequence ATGGAAAAATCGGTTGTCATTTGCGGATATAAACGCTCTCCCTTTCACTTCGCCAATAAAGGCGCGCTGGCGGGTGTCCGTCCCGATGATATGGCGGCTGAAGTCGTAAAGGCGCTGGTGGCGGATACGGGCGTTGAGCCGGATGACATCGAGGATCTTTTGATGGGCTGCGCCTTCCCGGAGGCCGAGCAAGGGTTTAATATTGGCCGTCTGGTGGTCAATCTGGCGGGACTTCCTGTGCGTGTGGCCGGGGCAACACTCAACCGTTTTTGCGGTTCTTCCATGACAACCATCCACATGGCCGCAGGTTTTATCCAGATGGGCGCGGGCGATGTGTTTATTTGTGCCGGGGTTGAATCAATGAGCCGCATTCCGATGGGCGGTTTTAACCCGATGCCGAACCCGAAGCTGGGTGAAATTTACCCGCAGGCTTACATGTCCATGGGCGAAACGGCCGAAAATCTGGCAAAGAAATATGAAATCAGCCGCGAGGAACAAGAAGCCTTTGCCGTACAATCGCATGTCCGCGCCGCGGCGGCACGGGAAAACGGCAAGTTTGCCGACGAAATCGTGCCGATCGGCGATGTGACCGAGGACGGCACCATCCGTGCCGAAACAACGGCGGAAACACTGGCCGGCCTCAAGCCTGCCTTCGATGAAAAGGGCACGGTAACGGCGGGAACCTCTTCACCGCTGACCGATGGGGCATCGGCGGTTTTGGTGGCATCCGAGGACTACGCCCGTAAACACAACCTGCCGATTATGGCCCGGATTAAATCGGTGGCCGTATCGGGTTGTAAGGCCGAAATCATGGGCATCGGCCCGGTGCCGGCAACGGACAAGGCATTAAAGCGCGCGGGTGTCAAAATTGAAGACATTGATCTGGTTGAACTGAATGAGGCTTTTTCAGCCCAGTCTCTGGCCGTCCTGCATAAGCTCGACCTGAAAGCCCGGCAGGACATCGTCAATGTCGACGGCGGCGCGATTGCGCTGGGTCACCCGCTGGGGGCGTCCGGTGCGCGGATCACCGGGAAACTCGCGTCCCTCATGCAGCGTGAAAACAAAAAGCTCGGCCTCGCTACCATGTGTATCGGCGGCGGCCAGGGCGTCGCGACAATTCTGGAATCCGTAGATTAA
- a CDS encoding PhoH family protein: MAKKIRKNKSNSNLNAVRGGNNVVRHAAFEDDLDWHPLDQELDGRRDQKFVKNIRPRSEGQTELYEAIKSKNLTIAAGPAGTGKTYLAIASAVEALEKGKIERIILSRPAMEAGESLGYLPGDLQEKMAPYLRPLYDALGDRMGGKKVRQMIQDGTIEIAPVGFMRGRTLNNAFVVIDEAQNCTYGQLKMLLSRLGWHSTMVVTGDPAQSDLLEGMSGLDEVIRRLEHVPNIAVVKLAQQDIVRHPLVAEMLEVL, encoded by the coding sequence ATGGCTAAAAAAATCCGCAAAAACAAATCAAACTCGAATCTGAATGCGGTCAGAGGAGGTAATAACGTCGTCCGCCACGCGGCCTTCGAAGACGATCTGGACTGGCACCCGCTGGACCAGGAACTTGACGGTCGCCGCGATCAGAAATTTGTGAAGAATATTCGCCCACGCTCCGAGGGACAAACGGAACTCTACGAAGCCATCAAATCCAAAAATCTGACGATTGCCGCCGGGCCGGCGGGAACCGGGAAAACCTATCTGGCGATTGCCAGCGCGGTCGAAGCGCTGGAAAAAGGCAAGATCGAGCGGATTATTCTGTCCCGTCCGGCGATGGAGGCCGGGGAAAGCCTCGGTTACCTGCCCGGCGATCTGCAGGAAAAAATGGCGCCGTACCTGCGCCCGCTTTATGACGCGCTCGGTGACCGGATGGGTGGCAAGAAAGTCAGACAGATGATACAGGATGGCACCATTGAAATCGCCCCGGTCGGCTTTATGCGGGGCCGGACGCTTAACAATGCCTTTGTAGTGATTGACGAGGCACAGAACTGTACCTATGGCCAGCTCAAGATGCTGCTGTCCCGTCTGGGGTGGCATTCGACAATGGTCGTGACCGGCGACCCGGCGCAAAGCGATTTGCTGGAGGGCATGTCCGGTCTGGATGAAGTCATCCGGCGGCTGGAACATGTTCCCAATATCGCCGTGGTCAAACTGGCGCAGCAGGACATCGTTCGTCACCCGCTGGTCGCGGAAATGCTGGAGGTCTTGTAG
- a CDS encoding L-lactate dehydrogenase, producing MKIGVVGCGHVGAASAYACVMRGVGTEIVLVDMNKDLAIAQAEDILHATPFSHPVPCRAGTYKDLKGAGIVMIAAGVGQRPGETRLDLLKRNAAVFGDIIPQILAAAPSAILLIASNPVDVMTHMAALISGGCCSHDHSRIIGSGTILDTARFRSLLGQHLGVSSHSVHGYVLGEHGDSEVLHWSGTTVGNLPLADFAAQVEAPVTDSVRTAIDNGVRRAADRIIAGKGATWFGIGAGMARIAQAIVDDEHAVLTCCTPVDDIEGIPDVCLSLPHVVSAAGIERTIYPALNDAERGALRRSAEILKEAIEAVGL from the coding sequence ATGAAAATCGGGGTTGTCGGATGCGGTCATGTTGGCGCGGCCAGTGCTTATGCTTGTGTCATGCGCGGCGTGGGAACGGAGATCGTTCTGGTCGACATGAACAAGGACCTGGCTATTGCACAGGCCGAAGATATCCTGCACGCCACGCCCTTTTCCCATCCTGTGCCGTGCCGTGCCGGGACGTATAAGGATTTAAAAGGCGCAGGCATCGTGATGATTGCCGCCGGTGTCGGCCAAAGGCCGGGGGAAACACGGCTGGATTTGCTGAAACGCAATGCCGCCGTGTTTGGCGATATCATTCCCCAGATTCTGGCGGCCGCACCCAGCGCTATTTTGCTGATCGCTTCGAACCCTGTCGATGTCATGACCCACATGGCCGCTTTGATTTCGGGTGGATGTTGCAGCCACGACCACAGCCGGATTATCGGATCGGGCACTATTTTGGACACGGCGCGATTCCGCTCGCTTCTGGGGCAACATCTGGGTGTTTCCAGCCACTCTGTCCATGGCTATGTTCTGGGCGAGCACGGCGATTCAGAAGTCCTGCACTGGTCGGGCACGACGGTCGGGAACTTGCCGCTGGCCGATTTTGCCGCGCAGGTCGAAGCCCCGGTGACCGATTCCGTCCGCACCGCCATTGATAACGGCGTACGGCGCGCTGCCGACCGGATTATTGCCGGTAAGGGCGCTACATGGTTTGGGATCGGCGCCGGTATGGCCCGGATTGCGCAGGCGATTGTTGATGACGAACATGCGGTTTTAACATGCTGCACCCCCGTAGATGATATCGAGGGCATTCCCGATGTCTGCCTGTCTTTGCCGCATGTTGTTTCCGCCGCGGGCATCGAGAGAACGATCTATCCGGCCCTGAACGATGCCGAACGGGGGGCTTTGCGCCGCAGCGCCGAGATCCTCAAGGAAGCAATCGAAGCGGTCGGGCTTTAA
- a CDS encoding SCO family protein, with product MSNKEQKAGSLFVVGLIVLMCLMAGVMWMQKTEPGGTDMAGGPFTLIDHNGKAVTDASYKAPYKLVFFGFTSCEAICPGELKKMALVLEALGPLADDIQPLFITVDPDTDTPETMKNYVEMFNPRIVGLTGTSEQLRTVHEEYKVYSAKVENKVSGGHTMDHSSYTYLIGPDNKLTALFNMQTGPQEMTDEIKKILESRS from the coding sequence ATGAGCAATAAAGAACAAAAAGCGGGTAGCCTGTTTGTTGTCGGATTAATCGTGCTGATGTGTCTGATGGCGGGTGTGATGTGGATGCAAAAGACCGAACCGGGCGGCACGGATATGGCGGGCGGACCGTTTACCCTGATCGACCATAACGGCAAAGCAGTAACCGACGCCAGCTATAAAGCGCCCTACAAGCTGGTGTTTTTCGGTTTTACGTCCTGTGAGGCGATTTGCCCCGGCGAGCTTAAAAAAATGGCATTGGTGCTGGAGGCCTTGGGACCGCTGGCCGATGATATCCAGCCGCTTTTCATCACCGTCGATCCGGATACCGATACCCCGGAAACGATGAAAAACTATGTCGAGATGTTCAATCCCCGCATTGTGGGCCTGACCGGCACGTCGGAACAGCTTCGGACGGTGCATGAGGAATACAAGGTCTATAGCGCCAAGGTGGAAAACAAGGTTTCTGGCGGACATACGATGGATCATTCTTCCTATACGTACCTGATCGGGCCGGACAACAAGCTGACGGCCTTGTTCAATATGCAAACAGGCCCGCAGGAAATGACCGACGAAATCAAAAAAATACTGGAAAGCCGGTCCTGA